One genomic segment of Synechococcus sp. PCC 7335 includes these proteins:
- a CDS encoding type II toxin-antitoxin system HigB family toxin, translating to MPCVKEIFMRVSKCYVIHEFLEDHPEAERSLQLWHKIVSCGCWKNLKELSQTFPESKRVGKLTTFSIGNGRFLVSATIDYRGQRLFIRNVLRSAGHEEQQP from the coding sequence ATGCCTTGTGTGAAGGAGATTTTCATGCGCGTCAGTAAGTGCTATGTCATTCACGAGTTCTTAGAAGACCATCCTGAGGCTGAGCGATCGCTTCAGCTATGGCACAAAATTGTGTCCTGTGGATGCTGGAAAAACCTAAAGGAACTAAGCCAAACCTTTCCTGAATCAAAAAGAGTTGGAAAACTCACTACTTTCAGCATAGGCAACGGTAGATTTCTTGTTTCAGCAACCATAGATTACAGGGGGCAACGACTGTTTATCCGCAATGTACTTAGGTCTGCGGGTCATGAAGAACAGCAACCTTAA
- a CDS encoding aminoglycoside 6-adenylyltransferase, with protein MISQQQLVLERDQLLQRVSAYFSKQQDVVGAFVAGSIPNGSADAYSDIDLRVVATPAGQERLIIEKFDMPALWGDWLFNEWRSGTQHCVSHFRSFLKIDVFYWNVETLQPSPFLRFDTDILFDRTGQVQELLNQSALLTFPPPETIEVSRVISKALACAHEAIRKAKRGELFYAQSLLDSLRSYMIQMEDWLCSFEPVTVADFKIEHRISERLRAALAPSYAPLEAITLEAVTIELSKVLSDQISELHSCFDLQRPLENDTYAVELVTKQLVG; from the coding sequence ATGATCTCACAACAGCAGCTAGTTCTAGAACGAGACCAGCTTCTTCAGCGCGTATCAGCTTACTTCTCTAAACAGCAAGATGTAGTAGGCGCTTTTGTCGCTGGCTCAATTCCTAATGGTTCGGCAGATGCCTACTCTGATATCGATCTGAGAGTGGTTGCTACACCTGCGGGGCAAGAACGTCTCATCATCGAAAAGTTCGATATGCCTGCACTCTGGGGTGATTGGCTGTTCAACGAGTGGCGTAGTGGAACGCAGCACTGTGTATCGCACTTTCGCTCCTTTCTCAAGATTGATGTTTTCTACTGGAATGTAGAGACGCTACAGCCCTCACCTTTTCTTAGGTTTGACACTGATATTCTCTTTGATCGCACTGGACAAGTACAAGAGCTGCTCAATCAGTCTGCGCTACTGACGTTTCCACCACCAGAGACTATAGAAGTCAGCCGAGTGATTAGTAAGGCGCTAGCCTGTGCTCACGAAGCCATTCGTAAAGCAAAGCGTGGGGAGTTATTCTACGCGCAGTCTTTGCTAGACAGTCTACGCTCATACATGATTCAGATGGAAGACTGGCTTTGTTCGTTTGAGCCTGTTACCGTGGCCGACTTCAAGATAGAGCATCGAATCAGCGAGCGACTTAGAGCTGCGTTGGCACCATCGTATGCACCACTCGAAGCGATCACACTCGAAGCTGTGACTATCGAGCTCAGCAAGGTACTTTCAGATCAGATATCCGAACTGCACAGTTGTTTTGATCTACAGAGGCCGTTGGAGAACGATACTTATGCGGTAGAGCTTGTCACAAAACAGTTAGTAGGCTAA
- a CDS encoding type II toxin-antitoxin system HigA family antitoxin, whose translation MKNSNLKTKGRSYQELLVAFHPKVIKSKSGLDATVEVVESLMNKEELTTDEKDYKELLIMLIDDYEEKKFSISDIYGVELLKGLMKERGLRQKDLVHIFKTKSVVSEILSGQRELTPQYTRRLAEYFNIPDSAFYPLQTHDI comes from the coding sequence ATGAAGAACAGCAACCTTAAGACTAAAGGACGAAGCTACCAGGAGCTTCTGGTAGCTTTTCATCCTAAGGTCATCAAATCCAAATCAGGGTTAGACGCCACTGTAGAGGTGGTTGAATCGTTGATGAATAAGGAAGAGCTAACAACCGATGAGAAGGACTACAAAGAACTACTCATTATGCTGATAGATGATTACGAGGAGAAGAAATTCTCCATTTCAGACATCTACGGAGTTGAGCTGCTCAAGGGACTGATGAAAGAGCGAGGTCTTCGTCAGAAAGATCTGGTTCACATCTTTAAGACGAAATCGGTAGTTTCTGAGATATTAAGCGGTCAGCGAGAGCTGACCCCGCAGTATACTAGGAGGCTGGCCGAATACTTCAACATCCCAGATTCCGCATTCTATCCTCTCCAAACCCATGATATTTAA